The following proteins are encoded in a genomic region of Musa acuminata AAA Group cultivar baxijiao chromosome BXJ2-11, Cavendish_Baxijiao_AAA, whole genome shotgun sequence:
- the LOC135627027 gene encoding polypyrimidine tract-binding protein homolog 3-like isoform X2, whose amino-acid sequence MTEPSKVIHIRNVGHEISENDLLQLVQPFGVVTKLVMLRAKNQALLQMHDLTSAVNVLQYYTSVQPSVRGRNVYIQFSSHQELTTADQNSQGRKGDQDSQPNRILLVTIHHMLYPITVEVLHQVFSPYGFVEKIVTFQKSAGFQALIQYQSRQSALQARSSLQGRNIYDGCCQLDIQFSNLNELQVNYNNERSRDFTNPSLPTEQRGKSSQMGNAAAIAAAFSSGLPPGVTGTNDRCTLLATNLNPDKIDEDKLFNLFSIYGNIVRIKLLRNKPDHALVQMGDGFQAELAVHFLKGALLFGKRLELNFSKYPNITPAADTHEYAGSSLNRFNNNAVKNYKYCCSPTKMIHLSSLPQDVSEEDIVTHLEEHGTIVNVKLFEVNGKKQALVLFEDEEQATEALVCKHANTIDRSVIRISFSQLQSI is encoded by the exons ATGACGGAACCCTCCAAAGTAATTCACATCCGCAATGTTGGACATGAGATATCTGAG AATGATCTTCTTCAGTTAGTGCAGCCGTTTGGAGTTGTCACCAAGCTTGTGATGTTACGAGCCAAAAACCAG GCGCTTCTCCAGATGCACGATTTGACTTCTGCCGTTAATGTTCTGCAATACTACACCAGTGTTCAACCAAGTGTCCG GGGAAGAAATGTTTATATACAATTTTCTTCACATCAGGAACTGACAACAGCAGACCAGAACTCTCAAGGGAGGAAAGGTGATCAG GATTCACAACCCAATCGAATCCTCTTAGTTACAATTCATCACATGCTCTATCCTATCACAGTTGAAGTGCTGCATCAAGTGTTTTCTCCTTATGGATTTGTGGAGAAAATTGTCACGTTCCAAAAGTCAGCTG GTTTTCAGGCCCTTATCCAGTATCAGTCACGTCAGAGTGCCTTGCAAGCAAGAAGTTCTCTGCAA GGACGCAATATTTATGATGGCTGCTGCCAGCTAGATATCCAATTCTCGAA TCTTAATGAGTTGCAAGTGAATTACAACAATGAGAGGTCTAG AGATTTTACAAATCCATCTTTGCCCACCGAACAAAGAGGTAAATCTTCACAA ATGGGCAATGCTGCAGCAATTGCAGCTGCATTTAGCAGTGGTCTGCCTCCTGGAGTAACCGGTACCAATGATAGGTGCACACTCTTAGCAACTAACTTGAATCCTGAT AAAATTGATGAAGATAAGCTTTTTAATTTGTTCTCCATATATGGGAATATTGTAAGAATAAAACTGCTGCGCAATAAACCGGATCATGCACTTGTTCAGATGGGGGATGGCTTTCAGGCAGAATTGGCTGTACACTTCTTGAAG GGAGCATTGTTGTTCGGGAAGAGGTTGGAGTTAAATTTCTCCAAATATCCGAACATAACTCCAGCAGCTGACACCCATGAATATGCTGGGTCCAGTCTCAACCGCTTCAACAACAATGCAGTTAAAAACTACAAGTATTGTTGTTCCCCGACAAAGATGATTCATTTGTCATCTCTTCCACAAGATGTCTCGGAGGAGGATATTGTGACCCATCTGGAGGAGCATGGCACGATTGTGAATGTAAAGCTTTTCGAGGTGAATGGAAAGAAGCAGGCTCTCGTCCTGTTTGAGGACGAGGAACAGGCCACCGAAGCTCTCGTGTGCAAGCATGCAAACACCATCGACCGGTCAGTCATCCGTATTTCCTTCTCCCAGCTACAGAGTATTTAA
- the LOC135627027 gene encoding polypyrimidine tract-binding protein homolog 3-like isoform X1, with translation MTEPSKVIHIRNVGHEISENDLLQLVQPFGVVTKLVMLRAKNQALLQMHDLTSAVNVLQYYTSVQPSVRGRNVYIQFSSHQELTTADQNSQGRKGDQDSQPNRILLVTIHHMLYPITVEVLHQVFSPYGFVEKIVTFQKSAGFQALIQYQSRQSALQARSSLQGRNIYDGCCQLDIQFSNLNELQVNYNNERSRDFTNPSLPTEQRGKSSQHSYGDAGSLYALQASGARVAFAQMGNAAAIAAAFSSGLPPGVTGTNDRCTLLATNLNPDKIDEDKLFNLFSIYGNIVRIKLLRNKPDHALVQMGDGFQAELAVHFLKGALLFGKRLELNFSKYPNITPAADTHEYAGSSLNRFNNNAVKNYKYCCSPTKMIHLSSLPQDVSEEDIVTHLEEHGTIVNVKLFEVNGKKQALVLFEDEEQATEALVCKHANTIDRSVIRISFSQLQSI, from the exons ATGACGGAACCCTCCAAAGTAATTCACATCCGCAATGTTGGACATGAGATATCTGAG AATGATCTTCTTCAGTTAGTGCAGCCGTTTGGAGTTGTCACCAAGCTTGTGATGTTACGAGCCAAAAACCAG GCGCTTCTCCAGATGCACGATTTGACTTCTGCCGTTAATGTTCTGCAATACTACACCAGTGTTCAACCAAGTGTCCG GGGAAGAAATGTTTATATACAATTTTCTTCACATCAGGAACTGACAACAGCAGACCAGAACTCTCAAGGGAGGAAAGGTGATCAG GATTCACAACCCAATCGAATCCTCTTAGTTACAATTCATCACATGCTCTATCCTATCACAGTTGAAGTGCTGCATCAAGTGTTTTCTCCTTATGGATTTGTGGAGAAAATTGTCACGTTCCAAAAGTCAGCTG GTTTTCAGGCCCTTATCCAGTATCAGTCACGTCAGAGTGCCTTGCAAGCAAGAAGTTCTCTGCAA GGACGCAATATTTATGATGGCTGCTGCCAGCTAGATATCCAATTCTCGAA TCTTAATGAGTTGCAAGTGAATTACAACAATGAGAGGTCTAG AGATTTTACAAATCCATCTTTGCCCACCGAACAAAGAGGTAAATCTTCACAA CATAGTTATGGTGATGCTGGAAGTCTCTATGCACTTCAAGCATCTGGTGCCAGAG TTGCATTTGCTCAG ATGGGCAATGCTGCAGCAATTGCAGCTGCATTTAGCAGTGGTCTGCCTCCTGGAGTAACCGGTACCAATGATAGGTGCACACTCTTAGCAACTAACTTGAATCCTGAT AAAATTGATGAAGATAAGCTTTTTAATTTGTTCTCCATATATGGGAATATTGTAAGAATAAAACTGCTGCGCAATAAACCGGATCATGCACTTGTTCAGATGGGGGATGGCTTTCAGGCAGAATTGGCTGTACACTTCTTGAAG GGAGCATTGTTGTTCGGGAAGAGGTTGGAGTTAAATTTCTCCAAATATCCGAACATAACTCCAGCAGCTGACACCCATGAATATGCTGGGTCCAGTCTCAACCGCTTCAACAACAATGCAGTTAAAAACTACAAGTATTGTTGTTCCCCGACAAAGATGATTCATTTGTCATCTCTTCCACAAGATGTCTCGGAGGAGGATATTGTGACCCATCTGGAGGAGCATGGCACGATTGTGAATGTAAAGCTTTTCGAGGTGAATGGAAAGAAGCAGGCTCTCGTCCTGTTTGAGGACGAGGAACAGGCCACCGAAGCTCTCGTGTGCAAGCATGCAAACACCATCGACCGGTCAGTCATCCGTATTTCCTTCTCCCAGCTACAGAGTATTTAA
- the LOC135627027 gene encoding polypyrimidine tract-binding protein homolog 3-like isoform X3 yields MTEPSKVIHIRNVGHEISENDLLQLVQPFGVVTKLVMLRAKNQALLQMHDLTSAVNVLQYYTSVQPSVRGRNVYIQFSSHQELTTADQNSQGRKGDQDSQPNRILLVTIHHMLYPITVEVLHQVFSPYGFVEKIVTFQKSAGFQALIQYQSRQSALQARSSLQGRNIYDGCCQLDIQFSNLNELQVNYNNERSRDFTNPSLPTEQRVAFAQMGNAAAIAAAFSSGLPPGVTGTNDRCTLLATNLNPDKIDEDKLFNLFSIYGNIVRIKLLRNKPDHALVQMGDGFQAELAVHFLKGALLFGKRLELNFSKYPNITPAADTHEYAGSSLNRFNNNAVKNYKYCCSPTKMIHLSSLPQDVSEEDIVTHLEEHGTIVNVKLFEVNGKKQALVLFEDEEQATEALVCKHANTIDRSVIRISFSQLQSI; encoded by the exons ATGACGGAACCCTCCAAAGTAATTCACATCCGCAATGTTGGACATGAGATATCTGAG AATGATCTTCTTCAGTTAGTGCAGCCGTTTGGAGTTGTCACCAAGCTTGTGATGTTACGAGCCAAAAACCAG GCGCTTCTCCAGATGCACGATTTGACTTCTGCCGTTAATGTTCTGCAATACTACACCAGTGTTCAACCAAGTGTCCG GGGAAGAAATGTTTATATACAATTTTCTTCACATCAGGAACTGACAACAGCAGACCAGAACTCTCAAGGGAGGAAAGGTGATCAG GATTCACAACCCAATCGAATCCTCTTAGTTACAATTCATCACATGCTCTATCCTATCACAGTTGAAGTGCTGCATCAAGTGTTTTCTCCTTATGGATTTGTGGAGAAAATTGTCACGTTCCAAAAGTCAGCTG GTTTTCAGGCCCTTATCCAGTATCAGTCACGTCAGAGTGCCTTGCAAGCAAGAAGTTCTCTGCAA GGACGCAATATTTATGATGGCTGCTGCCAGCTAGATATCCAATTCTCGAA TCTTAATGAGTTGCAAGTGAATTACAACAATGAGAGGTCTAG AGATTTTACAAATCCATCTTTGCCCACCGAACAAAGAG TTGCATTTGCTCAG ATGGGCAATGCTGCAGCAATTGCAGCTGCATTTAGCAGTGGTCTGCCTCCTGGAGTAACCGGTACCAATGATAGGTGCACACTCTTAGCAACTAACTTGAATCCTGAT AAAATTGATGAAGATAAGCTTTTTAATTTGTTCTCCATATATGGGAATATTGTAAGAATAAAACTGCTGCGCAATAAACCGGATCATGCACTTGTTCAGATGGGGGATGGCTTTCAGGCAGAATTGGCTGTACACTTCTTGAAG GGAGCATTGTTGTTCGGGAAGAGGTTGGAGTTAAATTTCTCCAAATATCCGAACATAACTCCAGCAGCTGACACCCATGAATATGCTGGGTCCAGTCTCAACCGCTTCAACAACAATGCAGTTAAAAACTACAAGTATTGTTGTTCCCCGACAAAGATGATTCATTTGTCATCTCTTCCACAAGATGTCTCGGAGGAGGATATTGTGACCCATCTGGAGGAGCATGGCACGATTGTGAATGTAAAGCTTTTCGAGGTGAATGGAAAGAAGCAGGCTCTCGTCCTGTTTGAGGACGAGGAACAGGCCACCGAAGCTCTCGTGTGCAAGCATGCAAACACCATCGACCGGTCAGTCATCCGTATTTCCTTCTCCCAGCTACAGAGTATTTAA
- the LOC135627029 gene encoding magnesium transporter MRS2-F-like isoform X1 encodes MVRSPKPTPEDDVHHRAAPAAAGRRKGTVNRAWLVLSDSGRSYHEEVGKHSIMRRTGLPARDLRVLDPLLSYPSTILGRERAIVINLEHIKAVVTATEVLIPNSSDPLVAPFVQDLQSRVSSSYGAPQQEAQDTGDLDGEVMGKSTSCWPSFPGQEMRHGSGVSKEHGSLSGDVSRGSPSPELDVTDDGSTKVAPFEFRVLEVCLESACRCLESETLALEQEAYPALDELTSKISTLNLERVRQIKSRLVAISGRVQRVRDELEHLLDDDMDMAEMYLTDKLASQRVGESSSRINLDNDASEQADDGDDEFRVETESCRESFGALKPNIEELEMLLEAYFVQIDGTLNKLYHLREYVDDTEDYINIMLDEKQNQLLQMGVMLSTATVVTTAGVVLVGLFGMNIGIDLYNAPYHKFWETTWGTIVGCVILYVLAIGFGKKSGLLQ; translated from the exons ATGGTGAGGTCGCCGAAGCCAACGCCGGAGGACGACGTCCACCACCGGGCGGCCCCGGCCGCGGCAGGGAGACGGAAGGGTACCGTCAACCGGGCGTGGCTGGTTTTGTCGGACTCCGGACGGTCGTACCACGAGGAGGTGGGGAAGCACTCCATCATGCGGCGAACGGGGCTCCCCGCCCGCGACCTGCGGGTCCTCGATCCTTTGCTCTCCTACCCGTCTACGATACTCGGACGGGAGCGGGCCATCGTCATCAACCTGGAGCACATCAAGGCCGTCGTCACCGCCACCGAGGTGCTCATCCCCAACTCAAGTGACCCCTTGGTCGCCCCTTTCGTCCAGGACCTTCAATCCAGGGTCTCCAGTTCCTACGGCGCCCCTCAGCAGGAG GCTCAAGACACTGGCGATTTAGATGGGGAGGTTATGGGAAAGTCTACATCATGCTGGCCTTCCTTTCCTGGTCAGGAAATGAGACATGGATCTGGAGTCTCTAAAGAGCATGGTTCCTTATCTGGTGATGTGTCACGAGGCAGCCCAAGTCCTGAATTAGATGTCACCGATGATGGGAGTACCAAGGTGGCACCTTTTGAGTTCAGAGTTCTTGAAGTCTGTCTTGAGTCTGCTTGCAGGTGCCTTGAGTCCGAG ACACTAGCCCTAGAACAAGAGGCATATCCAGCTTTGGATGAATTGACTTCGAAAATAAGCACACTTAACCTTGAGCGTGTAAGACAAATCAAGTCTCGCTTGGTGGCAATATCTGGGCGCGTCCAGAGG GTGAGGGATGAACTTGAACATTTACTGGATGATGACATGGACATGGCTGAGATGTACCTAACAGATAAGCTTGCTAGTCAGCGAGTTGGTGAATCTTCATCTAGAATTAACTTGGATAATGATGCATCTGAGCAGGCGGATGATGG GGATGATGAGTTCAGAGTTGAGACAGAGAGCTGCCGTGAAAGTTTTGGAGCCTTAAAGCCTAATATTGAGGAGCTGGAGATGCTTTTGGAGGCTTACTTTGTGCAGATtgatggcactcttaacaagctaTATCAT TTGAGGGAGTATGTGGATGACACTGAAGACTACATAAACATTATGCTGGATGAGAAACAGAATCAACTGCTGCAGATGGGGGTCATGCTGAGCACTGCAACGGTGGTGACTACTGCTGGTGTAGTGCTTGTAGGTCTATTTGGTATGAACATTGGCATCGATCTCTATAATGCTCCATATCACAAATTCTGGGAGACCACCTGGGGCACCATTGTTGGCTGTGTGATTCTCTATGTTCTAGCAATTGGGTTTGGAAAGAAAAGTGGGCTGCTGCAGTGA
- the LOC135627464 gene encoding S-adenosylmethionine synthase 1-like, translated as MDSFLFTSESVNEGHPDKLCDQVSDAILDACLEQDPESKVACETCTKTNMVMVFGEITTKAQVNYEKIVRDTCRDIGFVTADVGLDADRCKVLVNIEEQSPDIAQGVHGHFTKKPEEIGAGDQGHMFGYATDETPELMPLTHVLATKLGAKLTEVRKNQTCPWVRPDGKTQVTVEYRKEGGAMVPVRVHTVLISTQHDESVTNEQIAMDLKEHVIKPVIPAKYIDDRTIFHLNPSGRFVIGGPQGDAGLTGRKIIIDTYGGWGAHGGGAFSGKDPTKVDRSGAYIARQAAKSVVASGLARRCIVQISYAIGVPEPLSVFVDSYRTGKIPDKEILALIKESFDFRPGMIAINLDLKRGGNLRYQKTAAYGHFGRDDPDFTWEKVKVLKAN; from the coding sequence ATGGATAGCTTCCTCTTCACTTCGGAGTCTGTCAACGAGGGCCACCCCGACAAGCTCTGCGACCAGGTCTCCGATGCCATACTTGATGCCTGCTTGGAACAGGACCCTGAAAGCAAGGTCGCTTGTGAGACCTGCACCAAGACCAACATGGTGATGGTGTTTGGCGAGATCACCACCAAGGCCCAGGTAAACTACGAGAAGATTGTTCGTGACACTTGCCGAGACATCGGTTTCGTCACCGCCGACGTTGGCCTCGACGCCGACCGCTGCAAGGTCCTTGTTAACATCGAGGAGCAGAGCCCCGACATAGCCCAGGGAGTGCACGGGCACTTCACGAAGAAGCCCGAGGAAATCGGCGCCGGCGACCAAGGCCACATGTTCGGCTACGCCACGGACGAGACGCCGGAGCTGATGCCCCTCACCCACGTCCTGGCCACCAAGCTCGGCGCCAAGCTCACGGAGGTGCGCAAGAACCAGACGTGTCCGTGGGTCAGGCCCGACGGGAAGACTCAGGTGACCGTCGAGTACCGGAAAGAAGGCGGCGCGATGGTGCCCGTGCGGGTGCACACCGTGCTCATCTCCACCCAGCACGACGAGTCTGTGACCAACGAGCAGATCGCCATGGACCTGAAAGAGCATGTCATCAAGCCGGTCATCCCCGCCAAGTACATCGACGACAGGACCATATTCCACTTGAACCCGTCGGGTCGCTTCGTCATCGGCGGGCCTCAAGGCGACGCAGGGCTGACCGGCAGGAAGATCATAATCGACACCTACGGCGGCTGGGGAGCCCATGGCGGCGGCGCCTTCTCAGGGAAGGATCCGACCAAGGTGGACCGCAGCGGCGCTTACATCGCGAGGCAGGCCGCGAAGAGCGTGGTGGCTTCTGGACTTGCTCGGAGGTGCATCGTTCAGATTTCCTACGCCATCGGCGTGCCGGAGCCGCTGTCGGTGTTCGTGGACAGTTACAGAACGGGGAAGATACCTGACAAAGAGATACTGGCGTTGATCAAAGAAAGCTTCGATTTCAGGCCGGGGATGATCGCGATCAACCTCGACTTGAAGAGGGGCGGCAACTTGAGGTACCAGAAAACTGCAGCCTATGGCCATTTTGGCCGCGACGATCCTGACTTCACATGGGAGAAAGTCAAGGTTCTGAAAGCGAACTAA
- the LOC135627459 gene encoding chalcone synthase 2-like has protein sequence MASFRASRKAQSSDGPATVLAIGTANPRNVVDQLAYPDFYFRVTNADDKQELKDKFKRICDKSTVKRRFIHLNEEILKANPTICTPGAPSLEARQDILIEELPKLGKEAAERAIKEWGRPKSMITHVIFCSTAGFDMPGADYQLIKLLGLSPSVRRVMLYHVGCFAGASALRIAKDLAENNHGARVLVVCAETTAITFQAPDDHNIYNLVSQALFGDGAAAMVVGADPVQDVERPVFEIASAAQTLLPESEGTIKGHLRDVGLDLHLRRDVPKLIAENIEETLVKAFEPLGISDWNSLFWIAHPGGPAILDQIESTLGLKPEKLRATRSVLRDYGNMSSATVIFIMDEMRKQSAKEERESSGEGLEWGVLYGFGPGLTVESVVLHSVPL, from the exons ATGGCGAGCTTCCGTGCCAGTCGCAAGGCTCAGAGCTCTGATGGCCCCGCAACCGTCTTGGCCATCGGAACTGCGAACCCTCGCAACGTAGTGGATCAGCTCGCATACCCTGACTTCTACTTCCGAGTCACCAACGCGGACGACAAACAAGAACTCAAAGACAAGTTTAAGCGCATCT GTGACAAGAGCACGGTGAAGAGGCGGTTTATCCACCTCAACGAGGAGATCTTGAAGGCCAACCCCACCATCTGCACGCCGGGGGCGCCTTCCCTGGAAGCTCGGCAGGACATCTTGATCGAGGAGTTACCCAAACTGGGGAAGGAAGCGGCTGAGAGAGCCATCAAGGAATGGGGTCGTCCCAAATCCATGATCACCCACGTCATCTTTTGCTCCACCGCGGGGTTCGACATGCCCGGAGCCGATTACCAGCTCATCAAGCTCCTCGGCCTCTCTCCCTCCGTCAGGCGAGTCATGCTGTACCACGTGGGCTGCTTCGCCGGCGCGTCGGCCCTCCGCATCGCAAAGGACCTCGCCGAGAACAACCACGGCGCTCGCGTGCTGGTGGTGTGTGCCGAGACCACCGCCATCACCTTCCAAGCTCCGGACGACCACAACATATATAACCTCGTCAGCCAAGCTCTCTTCGGCGATGGTGCGGCAGCGATGGTCGTCGGAGCTGACCCGGTCCAAGATGTCGAGAGGCCAGTCTTCGAGATAGCGTCGGCGGCGCAGACTCTGCTGCCGGAGAGCGAGGGCACGATCAAAGGCCACCTCAGGGACGTGGGACTCGACTTGCACTTGCGCAGGGACGTCCCCAAGCTCATCGCGGAGAACATCGAGGAGACTCTGGTGAAGGCGTTCGAACCTCTAGGCATCTCGGACTGGAACTCCCTGTTCTGGATAGCGCACCCCGGCGGGCCGGCGATACTCGACCAAATCGAGTCCACTCTGGGGCTGAAGCCGGAGAAGCTCCGGGCGACGAGAAGCGTGCTCCGCGATTACGGGAACATGTCGAGCGCCACGGTCATCTTCATCATGGATGAGATGAGGAAGCAGTCGGCCAAGGAGGAGCGGGAGAGCAGCGGCGAGGGGCTGGAGTGGGGGGTGCTCTACGGGTTCGGGCCGGGGCTCACCGTGGAGTCCGTCGTCCTCCACAGCGTGCCTCTGTGA
- the LOC135627029 gene encoding magnesium transporter MRS2-F-like isoform X2, with the protein MVRSPKPTPEDDVHHRAAPAAAGRRKGTVNRAWLVLSDSGRSYHEEVGKHSIMRRTGLPARDLRVLDPLLSYPSTILGRERAIVINLEHIKAVVTATEVLIPNSSDPLVAPFVQDLQSRVSSSYGAPQQEAQDTGDLDGEVMGKSTSCWPSFPGQEMRHGSGVSKEHGSLSGDVSRGSPSPELDVTDDGSTKVAPFEFRVLEVCLESACRCLESETLALEQEAYPALDELTSKISTLNLERVRQIKSRLVAISGRVQRVRDELEHLLDDDMDMAEMYLTDKLASQRVGESSSRINLDNDASEQADDGDDEFRVETESCRESFGALKPNIEELEMLLEAYFVQIDGTLNKLYHVVSSRENVSVLLGEDAVGFESSSLRNGELFPRHRCIPFQLKQGMVAGVSEGESS; encoded by the exons ATGGTGAGGTCGCCGAAGCCAACGCCGGAGGACGACGTCCACCACCGGGCGGCCCCGGCCGCGGCAGGGAGACGGAAGGGTACCGTCAACCGGGCGTGGCTGGTTTTGTCGGACTCCGGACGGTCGTACCACGAGGAGGTGGGGAAGCACTCCATCATGCGGCGAACGGGGCTCCCCGCCCGCGACCTGCGGGTCCTCGATCCTTTGCTCTCCTACCCGTCTACGATACTCGGACGGGAGCGGGCCATCGTCATCAACCTGGAGCACATCAAGGCCGTCGTCACCGCCACCGAGGTGCTCATCCCCAACTCAAGTGACCCCTTGGTCGCCCCTTTCGTCCAGGACCTTCAATCCAGGGTCTCCAGTTCCTACGGCGCCCCTCAGCAGGAG GCTCAAGACACTGGCGATTTAGATGGGGAGGTTATGGGAAAGTCTACATCATGCTGGCCTTCCTTTCCTGGTCAGGAAATGAGACATGGATCTGGAGTCTCTAAAGAGCATGGTTCCTTATCTGGTGATGTGTCACGAGGCAGCCCAAGTCCTGAATTAGATGTCACCGATGATGGGAGTACCAAGGTGGCACCTTTTGAGTTCAGAGTTCTTGAAGTCTGTCTTGAGTCTGCTTGCAGGTGCCTTGAGTCCGAG ACACTAGCCCTAGAACAAGAGGCATATCCAGCTTTGGATGAATTGACTTCGAAAATAAGCACACTTAACCTTGAGCGTGTAAGACAAATCAAGTCTCGCTTGGTGGCAATATCTGGGCGCGTCCAGAGG GTGAGGGATGAACTTGAACATTTACTGGATGATGACATGGACATGGCTGAGATGTACCTAACAGATAAGCTTGCTAGTCAGCGAGTTGGTGAATCTTCATCTAGAATTAACTTGGATAATGATGCATCTGAGCAGGCGGATGATGG GGATGATGAGTTCAGAGTTGAGACAGAGAGCTGCCGTGAAAGTTTTGGAGCCTTAAAGCCTAATATTGAGGAGCTGGAGATGCTTTTGGAGGCTTACTTTGTGCAGATtgatggcactcttaacaagctaTATCAT GTCGTATCAAGTCGAGAAAATGTATCAGTTCTTCTGGGTGAAGATGCCGTGGGCTTTGAGAGCTCATCTTTGAGGAACGGTGAGCTGTTTCCCAGACATCGATGTATTCCTTTTCAGTTAAAGCAGGGGATGGTCGCTGGTGTTTCTGAGGGAGAAAGCAGTTAA
- the LOC135627027 gene encoding polypyrimidine tract-binding protein homolog 3-like isoform X4, with protein sequence MSSLVILSQKMGRNVYIQFSSHQELTTADQNSQGRKGDQDSQPNRILLVTIHHMLYPITVEVLHQVFSPYGFVEKIVTFQKSAGFQALIQYQSRQSALQARSSLQGRNIYDGCCQLDIQFSNLNELQVNYNNERSRDFTNPSLPTEQRGKSSQHSYGDAGSLYALQASGARVAFAQMGNAAAIAAAFSSGLPPGVTGTNDRCTLLATNLNPDKIDEDKLFNLFSIYGNIVRIKLLRNKPDHALVQMGDGFQAELAVHFLKGALLFGKRLELNFSKYPNITPAADTHEYAGSSLNRFNNNAVKNYKYCCSPTKMIHLSSLPQDVSEEDIVTHLEEHGTIVNVKLFEVNGKKQALVLFEDEEQATEALVCKHANTIDRSVIRISFSQLQSI encoded by the exons ATGTCATCTCTAGTAATCTTATCACAAAAGAT GGGAAGAAATGTTTATATACAATTTTCTTCACATCAGGAACTGACAACAGCAGACCAGAACTCTCAAGGGAGGAAAGGTGATCAG GATTCACAACCCAATCGAATCCTCTTAGTTACAATTCATCACATGCTCTATCCTATCACAGTTGAAGTGCTGCATCAAGTGTTTTCTCCTTATGGATTTGTGGAGAAAATTGTCACGTTCCAAAAGTCAGCTG GTTTTCAGGCCCTTATCCAGTATCAGTCACGTCAGAGTGCCTTGCAAGCAAGAAGTTCTCTGCAA GGACGCAATATTTATGATGGCTGCTGCCAGCTAGATATCCAATTCTCGAA TCTTAATGAGTTGCAAGTGAATTACAACAATGAGAGGTCTAG AGATTTTACAAATCCATCTTTGCCCACCGAACAAAGAGGTAAATCTTCACAA CATAGTTATGGTGATGCTGGAAGTCTCTATGCACTTCAAGCATCTGGTGCCAGAG TTGCATTTGCTCAG ATGGGCAATGCTGCAGCAATTGCAGCTGCATTTAGCAGTGGTCTGCCTCCTGGAGTAACCGGTACCAATGATAGGTGCACACTCTTAGCAACTAACTTGAATCCTGAT AAAATTGATGAAGATAAGCTTTTTAATTTGTTCTCCATATATGGGAATATTGTAAGAATAAAACTGCTGCGCAATAAACCGGATCATGCACTTGTTCAGATGGGGGATGGCTTTCAGGCAGAATTGGCTGTACACTTCTTGAAG GGAGCATTGTTGTTCGGGAAGAGGTTGGAGTTAAATTTCTCCAAATATCCGAACATAACTCCAGCAGCTGACACCCATGAATATGCTGGGTCCAGTCTCAACCGCTTCAACAACAATGCAGTTAAAAACTACAAGTATTGTTGTTCCCCGACAAAGATGATTCATTTGTCATCTCTTCCACAAGATGTCTCGGAGGAGGATATTGTGACCCATCTGGAGGAGCATGGCACGATTGTGAATGTAAAGCTTTTCGAGGTGAATGGAAAGAAGCAGGCTCTCGTCCTGTTTGAGGACGAGGAACAGGCCACCGAAGCTCTCGTGTGCAAGCATGCAAACACCATCGACCGGTCAGTCATCCGTATTTCCTTCTCCCAGCTACAGAGTATTTAA